CAGTGTTTCTGTGTACTACTTCCACATTGAATTCATGAATCCAGGAACAGTATACATGTATTTGTATCACCAGGAAGTTCCACAGATTTTATTGTTTTTCGTTATGGTATCGAAAACTACAATGGTAGCAAAGCAGGGCATAAGCAATAGATATTTGCAAATGAATTTCAGACGCATTTCTTTATGCGACTCCCACAAAGGGCACAATTTCCTCCTAGTCAGGTTCAGTGACTACAATCTTGGAATTCCTGCAAGACACCATTTGGCCATCTACAATAGTTTCAAGAGTTCGAGAACCAGGACCCCCATGTTGGTTTCTGCCGTTCGTCTATATCGCTCAGTCATTAACTGTACAGAATCAGAAAGAAACAAAACTGTAGGGCGATGGATTCCATTCTTCCTCTGCAGCCATCAACAACCTTTTCTCGCCGCTTCACAAGTGCTCTCAGTCAGCTTGGAGAGTGAAACTGGAGACTAGTCCGACGCAGTGGAGTCGCTTCTACTAGGGCTTCACAGTGGGAATTAATTCAGAAATGCGACTAATGATGTCTTTCAGGACAGGCAGGTGATATATTCCTAATGCTGTGTTAGATTACCTGTAATTTGGAGAAGTTGGACTGTAATCTGGACTAGGTCCTCCAGAGTTGTCAATTGGGCTGCATAAGTCAAGCAATGCGTTAGAAAACCCACAACTTCCAAGAAAGGAACATACGACTAAAATGGAGCCAGATGATGAAACCTGAATTGGGGCTTACCTGCTGGGGTTGTATGACGGACTTGATAGTGAATAGGTTGGTGAAATCGGTGAGTATGTGGGTGAAGTTGGGCTGAAATGGAAAACAGTGATAGAAGCAATCAAAACATACATATATGAACACAGATCAACAAAGGAAGCATGGGTATTATCAGTTTCGAAAGATAAGTCTGAAGCTCTCTGAAACATTCAGTACCTGTAGTCTGGAGAAATCTTGCTGTCTGGAGTCATTCTTGGGTTGCTTGGAGAGTAAGTGCTCAGAGAATATTTGGCAGATGAAGGATTATAGCTTGGTGAAGTTGGGCAGTAGTTTGGCGATGTTGGGCTGTAATTTGGTGAGGTCGGGCTGTAACCAGGCGATGTAGGGCTGTACGTAGGTGATGCTGGGCTGTATGAGGGCGATGAAGGGCTGTATGATGGAGAAGTAGGGCTATACAATGGTGATGTTCGGCTATATGAAGGCACTGTGGGGCTGTATACAGGAGATGTAGGGCTATATGTTGCCATGGTTGGACTATAAACTGGCGAAGTGGGACTGTAATTTGGAGAAGCAGGATTATAGCTTGATGTAGGACTATAACTAGGAGATACAGGATTGTAAATTGGAGTTGTGGGTGAGTATGAAGGAATCTGTGAGTAAACTGGGCTCGTTGGGGTGTAAATTGGACTTGCTGAACTATATGATGTTGAAGTAGGAGCATTAAGCAGTGATGCAGGAGTGTATGCTTGAGAAATAGGAGTATAAATTGGTGATACAGGAGTGTACGATGGAGAAATGGGGTTGTAACTGTCTTCTGAGCTAGGACTTGGATTGTATCCTCCTGAGCATTGAGAATAACCTTGTGAAGGGACAGGTGATAATGACATATGCCTGACATATGGCGAGAAAGAAGCATTTGTATCAATGGGGGAAGCCCTGAAGTCCGGACTCATCAGATAACTTGGCAACATCATTCCATCAGGATATGGTGTTCCAGAGAGGGGTGGTGCTGGTGTCATGCTAAAGTCACCTTCCAAATAGCTTGGGAGTTGAAGTTCAATGACCTGTTTCAGCATCTGGTCATTCAGAAATAGTGTGAAGCCTCCAGTACCAATAGGAGCAAGCTGGCCAAGCATAATGTTCTCTGTGACACCTTTCAGGTAGTCAGATTCAGAATACGCAGCAGCATCAAGCAAGATATCCACAGTCTCTTCAAAAGAACATCTCATTAGAGGTCCTGTGTCATTGCGATTGATACCATGCCTTGTAATTGCCATCAGATGACCTCTATATGTCATTGTATCGCAAAGAATGGCCAGATGCCTATAGTTTACATAGGATCCATCAAAAGATATGACCACCCGAAGTTCATCCAAGAGGGCCCGACGGACAGCCTCAATTCCAAGAACCTCAATCACTTCAATCAAATGGTTACTTGTTGTTCTTGTGGAATCAACGTCCTCGTGGCACATGACAGCTAAGAGATTGACACCATCCGTATCAAGCATCACTTCTTGAACTGGTTTGAAACCACCATTTTCATCAAATTTATTAATCTTAACTTCTTTGATGAACACCTTGTGAATATCCGGAATGCCTTGAAGAGCCATCTCTGTCAGCATGTTACTCTCTATCTTCTTGAGGAAGACATCATCATCCGCAGACTCGTCTTTCATATCTCcattcaaagcttcatcatttGCGATGCGCAGACGAAGGATAAGCTTATCTGCATTATCATCGCTAAATATGCATGATAAGTCATCATCAAACTCGCTGTTGATCTTCTCAGCGATATCAGCCATGCTCAAATTCTTATCAACCATCATCTCACGATCAAGCTCAATACGCAGCAGCCAAGGAGAAATCTTATCCGGGTCGATATCCTCATCAGGCATTTCATAATAGGACTGGACAAATTCCACATCCTCTTCAATGATGGTCCCCGTAGGATCAGGATCATACCAAATCTCAGTAGCATGGGTCACACTGCGCAGTGTAGTGTACTCCAACGCACATTGGACATTCTTAGCCAATTCTTTCTTCTTGTTCACCTCAGGCTTTAGATAAACAGACAACGATGGTGTTTTTATCTTCTTGGCAACATTAATGATCTCTCTCAGCCTGGGAACTCCAAGAGTAACATTCTTGGCACTAACACCAGCATAATGGAAGGTATTGAGAGTCATTTGAGTAGCTGGTTCCCCAATGGACTGTGCAGCAACACATCCAATCATTTCACCAGGGGCCACCAAAGACTGTGAAAATCTGGACACAATCTCATCAATAATCCATTCAAATGCTTCCCTTGTAAGCCTGTATTCGTTCAGGACCCTCTTGCTAGCAAATGTAGCACGGAGATGAATATTAAAGAACAAAGTTGCATTCTTCTGTGCCTCAATGCTCATAGCATCATCACCATGCACAACTTTAAGTCTTTCTTGCAGCTTATCTATGGCTTCCACAATTTCCATCGGGTGCATGTCCGAACATGTTCTGGTGTCAATCTTGAATGTCTTCTGGGCATTCCAGATAAGCCGCTTGAGATTGACAGGCATAGGCCATGTATTAGCACCATTTGTAGCAATCTCAGTCCCAAGCTGGAACCGGTCAATTTCTAGCTTCTGAACCTCTGCCTCTAACACATTCCTGAATTCAATGATtgtcttcaaatcatcaacatgGACAGGCAGCAGGTAGTTAGGCTTCCAGTTCTCATCATCCAGTTCATAGCGGAAGGAATTATCAAACTCATCCTTTTTCATCTGCAAGGAGTCCAACTTCTGTTCTTCAATCCAAACAGCATCCATGCCATCTTCCCCGTATAGGAACTGGATGACATCTCCCAAGGAATTTCTTACGGTACCATCATATTTcaccatgatgtcttccatagcTTTGACAAGCCTGCGTTGGATATAACCAGTCTCAGAAGTCTTCACGGCCGTATCAATCAGACCTTCCCTACCACCTATAGCATGAA
This genomic interval from Panicum virgatum strain AP13 chromosome 8K, P.virgatum_v5, whole genome shotgun sequence contains the following:
- the LOC120644494 gene encoding DNA-directed RNA polymerase II subunit RPB1-like, which translates into the protein MDERFPYSPAETAKVELVQFGVLSPDEIRQMSVAQIESAEIMEKGKLKTGGLSDPRMGTVDRKIKCETCMAGMAECPGHFGHLELAKPMFHIGFIKTVLSIMRCVCFNCSKILADEDNNKFKQALKIRNPKNRLRRIYDACKSKKFCGGDDPCTPEQKDTDEPVKKRGCCGAMQPNITVDGMKMVVEFKAPKKNDDKEKSSEQVERKQSLSAERVLDVLKRISDEDCLLLGLNPKFARPDWMILQVLPIPPPPVRPSVMMGTSSRSEFLQDDLTHQLAMIIRYNENLRRQERNGAPAHIITEFAQLLQFHIATYFDNDLPGQPRATQRSGRPIKSICSRLKAKEGRVRGNLMGKRVDFSARTVITPDPNINIDELGVPWSIALNLTYPETVTPYNIERLKELVQYGPHAPPGKTGAKYIIREDGQRLDLRYVKKSSDLHLELGYKVERHLNDGDFVLFNRQPSLHKMSIMGHRIKIMPYSTFRLNLSVTSPYNADFDGDEMNMHVPQSFETRAEVLELMMVPKCIVSPQSNRPVMGIVQDTLLGCRKITKRDTLIDKDVFMNILMWWEDFDGKIPAPAILKPRPIWTGKQVLSLIIPKKINLIRFSSWHSEKETRFITPGDTVVRIEKGELLSGTLCKKTLGTGAGSLIHVIWEEVGPDAARKFLGHTQWLVNYWLLQTGFSIGIGDTIADAATMEKINQTISKAKNDVKELIKQAHDKQLEAEAGRTMMESFENKVNQVLNKARDDAGSSAQNSLSESNNLKAMVTAGSKGSFINISQMAACVGQQNVEGKRIPFGFSGRTLPHFTKDDYGPESRGFVENSYLRGLTPQEFFFHAIGGREGLIDTAVKTSETGYIQRRLVKAMEDIMVKYDGTVRNSLGDVIQFLYGEDGMDAVWIEEQKLDSLQMKKDEFDNSFRYELDDENWKPNYLLPVHVDDLKTIIEFRNVLEAEVQKLEIDRFQLGTEIATNGANTWPMPVNLKRLIWNAQKTFKIDTRTCSDMHPMEIVEAIDKLQERLKVVHGDDAMSIEAQKNATLFFNIHLRATFASKRVLNEYRLTREAFEWIIDEIVSRFSQSLVAPGEMIGCVAAQSIGEPATQMTLNTFHYAGVSAKNVTLGVPRLREIINVAKKIKTPSLSVYLKPEVNKKKELAKNVQCALEYTTLRSVTHATEIWYDPDPTGTIIEEDVEFVQSYYEMPDEDIDPDKISPWLLRIELDREMMVDKNLSMADIAEKINSEFDDDLSCIFSDDNADKLILRLRIANDEALNGDMKDESADDDVFLKKIESNMLTEMALQGIPDIHKVFIKEVKINKFDENGGFKPVQEVMLDTDGVNLLAVMCHEDVDSTRTTSNHLIEVIEVLGIEAVRRALLDELRVVISFDGSYVNYRHLAILCDTMTYRGHLMAITRHGINRNDTGPLMRCSFEETVDILLDAAAYSESDYLKGVTENIMLGQLAPIGTGGFTLFLNDQMLKQVIELQLPSYLEGDFSMTPAPPLSGTPYPDGMMLPSYLMSPDFRASPIDTNASFSPYVRHMSLSPVPSQGYSQCSGGYNPSPSSEDSYNPISPSYTPVSPIYTPISQAYTPASLLNAPTSTSYSSASPIYTPTSPVYSQIPSYSPTTPIYNPVSPSYSPTSSYNPASPNYSPTSPVYSPTMATYSPTSPVYSPTVPSYSRTSPLYSPTSPSYSPSSPSYSPASPTYSPTSPGYSPTSPNYSPTSPNYCPTSPSYNPSSAKYSLSTYSPSNPRMTPDSKISPDYSPTSPTYSPISPTYSLSSPSYNPSSPIDNSGGPSPDYSPTSPNYSPSRSDSTASD